A genomic window from Phocoena sinus isolate mPhoSin1 chromosome 20, mPhoSin1.pri, whole genome shotgun sequence includes:
- the DUSP14 gene encoding dual specificity protein phosphatase 14 — MSSRGHSTLPRTLMAPRMISEGDIGGIAQITSSLFLGRGSIASNRHLLQARGITCIVNATIEIPNFNWPQFEYVKVPLADMPHAPIGLYFDTVADKIHSVSRKHGATLVHCAAGVSRSATLCIAYLMKYHNVCLLEAYTWVKARRPVIRPNVGFWRQLIDYERQLFGKSTVKMVQTPYGIVPDVYEKESRHLMPYWGI, encoded by the coding sequence ATGAGCTCCAGAGGTCACAGCACGCTACCACGGACTCTCATGGCCCCTCGGATGATTTCTGAGGGGGACATAGGAGGCATTGCTCAAATCACTTCCTCGCTCTTCCTGGGCAGAGGCAGTATAGCCTCCAACCGGCACCTCCTCCAGGCTCGTGGCATCACCTGCATTGTTAATGCTACCATCGAGATCCCCAATTTCAACTGGCCCCAGTTTGAATATGTTAAAGTGCCTCTGGCTGACATGCCTCATGCCCCCATTGGACTGTACTTTGACACCGTGGCTGACAAGATCCACAGCGTGAGCAGGAAACACGGGGCCACCTTGGTGCACTGTGCTGCGGGGGTCAGCCGCTCGGCCACGCTCTGCATCGCATACCTGATGAAATACCACAACGTGTGCCTGCTGGAGGCGTACACCTGGGTGAAAGCCCGGAGGCCCGTCATCAGGCCCAACGTGGGCTTCTGGAGGCAGCTGATAGACTACGAGCGCCAGCTCTTTGGGAAGTCGACAgttaaaatggtacagacaccTTATGGCATAGTTCCAGACGTTTACGAGAAGGAGTCCCGACACCTGATGCCTTACTGGGGGATATAA